The Arthrobacter sp. NicSoilC5 genome has a window encoding:
- a CDS encoding BMP family ABC transporter substrate-binding protein: MKKSLRAGFKRGSMAGVATLGASALLLTGCGAAPSASPSGSATASDYTACMVSDSGGFDDKSFNQSGYEGLQSAVKDLGIKEKHVQSKADTDYDPNLRSMVQQGCKLTVTVGFLLGDATKSIATANPNSHFAIIDYNDPTFPKNVKPIVYDTAQAAFLAGYLAAGTSKTGKVATFGGINIPTVTIFMDGFADGVKYYNEKKGKSVQLIGWDKDKQDGTFVGDFKQVDKGKVLTQGFLDQGADIVLPVAGPVGGGAGSAILDAKSKGKDAKLIWVDSDGYLTAPDYKSVILSSVQKTMSTAVETVIKDDKDGKFDASPYIGTLANGGVALAPFHDLDSAVPADLKSDLDQLKKDIISGTVKVESKSSPTK; this comes from the coding sequence TTGAAGAAATCACTGCGTGCCGGCTTCAAGCGCGGTTCAATGGCCGGTGTGGCCACCCTCGGTGCGTCCGCCTTGCTGCTCACCGGTTGCGGAGCCGCCCCGTCTGCGTCCCCCTCCGGTTCAGCGACCGCCTCGGACTACACCGCATGCATGGTGTCAGACTCCGGAGGATTCGACGACAAGTCGTTCAACCAGTCCGGCTACGAGGGCCTGCAGAGCGCCGTGAAGGACCTCGGCATCAAGGAAAAGCACGTCCAGTCCAAGGCTGACACGGACTACGATCCCAACCTCCGCTCCATGGTCCAGCAGGGCTGCAAGCTGACCGTTACTGTCGGCTTCCTGCTCGGCGACGCCACCAAGTCCATCGCGACGGCCAACCCGAACAGCCACTTCGCCATCATTGACTACAACGACCCCACGTTCCCCAAGAACGTCAAGCCGATCGTCTATGACACTGCCCAGGCCGCGTTCCTGGCCGGCTACCTGGCAGCAGGCACCTCCAAGACGGGGAAGGTCGCAACCTTCGGCGGCATCAACATTCCCACCGTCACCATCTTCATGGACGGCTTTGCCGATGGCGTGAAGTACTACAACGAGAAGAAGGGCAAGAGCGTCCAGCTCATCGGCTGGGACAAGGACAAGCAGGACGGCACCTTCGTTGGTGACTTCAAGCAGGTGGACAAGGGCAAGGTCCTGACCCAGGGGTTCCTTGACCAGGGCGCAGACATTGTTCTTCCGGTGGCCGGACCCGTTGGCGGCGGCGCGGGCAGCGCGATCCTCGATGCCAAGTCCAAAGGCAAGGACGCCAAGCTCATCTGGGTCGACTCCGATGGCTACCTGACTGCCCCGGATTACAAGTCCGTGATCCTCTCCTCCGTCCAGAAGACCATGTCCACCGCTGTGGAGACAGTCATCAAGGACGACAAGGACGGCAAGTTCGACGCGTCGCCCTACATTGGAACCCTGGCAAACGGCGGCGTGGCCCTGGCGCCGTTCCACGATCTGGATTCCGCCGTGCCGGCAGACCTGAAGAGCGACCTGGACCAGCTCAAGAAGGACATCATCTCCGGCACCGTCAAGGTCGAGTCGAAGTCCAGCCCCACCAAGTAA